One Prosthecodimorpha staleyi DNA window includes the following coding sequences:
- the nifT gene encoding putative nitrogen fixation protein NifT has product MKVMIRRGDKGLSAYVPKKDLEEPIVETEKDTLWGGSVKLKNGWTLILPDMPADTRLPITVNARKLGGED; this is encoded by the coding sequence ATGAAAGTGATGATCCGCCGCGGCGACAAGGGGCTCTCGGCCTATGTGCCGAAGAAGGACCTTGAGGAGCCGATCGTCGAGACCGAGAAGGACACGCTCTGGGGCGGCTCTGTGAAACTCAAGAACGGCTGGACCCTGATCCTGCCCGACATGCCGGCCGATACCCGGCTGCCGATCACCGTCAACGCCCGCAAGCTCGGCGGGGAGGATTGA
- a CDS encoding nitrogen fixation protein NifZ has translation MGLGVEQEIEIRKPPVFMPGEKVRSTKYVKNDGTYRGKDIGEMLVAKGDVGYVRDIGTFLQQFYIYAVEWIDRGTIVGMRGKELVSLDKPEPVRARPRAGGPEATA, from the coding sequence ATGGGTCTCGGCGTCGAACAGGAGATCGAAATCCGCAAGCCCCCTGTCTTCATGCCCGGAGAGAAGGTGCGATCGACCAAATATGTCAAGAATGACGGCACCTATCGGGGCAAGGATATCGGTGAGATGCTGGTCGCCAAGGGCGATGTCGGCTATGTGCGCGACATCGGAACCTTCCTGCAGCAATTCTATATCTATGCCGTCGAATGGATCGACCGCGGCACCATCGTGGGCATGCGCGGCAAGGAACTGGTCAGCCTCGACAAGCCCGAACCGGTGCGCGCGCGCCCGAGAGCCGGCGGGCCCGAAGCGACGGCATGA
- a CDS encoding 4Fe4S-binding leucine-rich repeat protein encodes MADAGADFDPDEGPTDWLGNPVSCSDCPHEETRAAGRCEFGRTCVMDRRGRRIDRFFAANPRHAERYLDHPYFEVRTLAARYASPFRLVGLMDDPEPDVRAMVALRLPLSRVRALKDDPEPRVRIALAMRLAGDDLGVLFEDPDYTVRLAAARRAEPALLIRLLRDIDASVRREVARRAPDYALPGLVADPDPLVRVEVARRLAPDRLVLMTGDPDFRVRFLCAERLPAGLVVRLLADADESVREMAQSRLEQGEE; translated from the coding sequence ATGGCGGATGCGGGTGCCGATTTCGATCCCGACGAGGGGCCGACCGACTGGCTCGGCAACCCGGTCTCCTGTTCGGATTGCCCGCACGAGGAGACCCGGGCCGCCGGCCGCTGCGAGTTCGGCCGAACCTGCGTGATGGACCGGCGCGGCCGGCGGATCGACCGCTTCTTCGCGGCCAACCCGCGTCACGCCGAGCGTTACCTCGATCATCCCTATTTCGAGGTCCGCACGCTCGCCGCCCGCTATGCCTCGCCGTTCCGGCTGGTCGGCCTGATGGACGATCCCGAGCCGGATGTGCGCGCCATGGTCGCCCTGCGGCTGCCGCTCAGCCGGGTTCGGGCGCTGAAGGACGATCCGGAGCCACGCGTCCGCATCGCCCTGGCCATGAGATTGGCCGGCGACGATCTCGGCGTGCTGTTCGAGGACCCGGACTACACCGTGCGGCTGGCTGCTGCCCGGCGGGCGGAGCCGGCGCTGCTGATCCGGCTCCTCCGCGATATCGACGCCTCGGTGCGCCGCGAGGTCGCCCGGCGCGCGCCCGACTATGCGCTGCCCGGCCTCGTCGCCGATCCCGATCCGCTGGTCCGGGTCGAGGTGGCGCGCCGGCTGGCGCCGGACCGGCTGGTGCTGATGACCGGCGATCCGGATTTCCGGGTCCGCTTCCTGTGCGCGGAGCGGCTGCCGGCCGGACTGGTCGTCCGCCTGCTGGCCGATGCCGACGAGAGCGTGCGCGAGATGGCGCAATCACGACTGGAACAGGGAGAGGAATGA
- a CDS encoding 4Fe-4S dicluster domain-containing protein, with protein sequence MAFKIIASQCTACGACEFECPSAAIRFKGETYIIDPKKCTECEGAFDVQQCANVCPVPNTCVKAA encoded by the coding sequence ATGGCGTTCAAGATCATCGCCTCCCAGTGCACCGCCTGCGGCGCCTGCGAATTCGAGTGCCCCTCGGCGGCGATCCGGTTCAAGGGCGAGACCTACATCATCGATCCGAAGAAGTGCACCGAATGCGAGGGCGCCTTCGACGTGCAGCAATGCGCCAATGTCTGCCCGGTGCCGAACACCTGCGTGAAGGCGGCCTGA
- the nifB gene encoding nitrogenase cofactor biosynthesis protein NifB — protein MNQPLMISLDSLAQPIDFEALEATAKSGGCASSSCGSSAKPDDMDADVWERIKDHPCYSEEAHHYFARMHVAVAPACNIQCHYCNRKYDCANESRPGVVSEKLTPDQARRKVIAVANEVPQLSVLGIAGPGDACYDWNKTRATFNQISKDIPDIKLCISTNGLALPDHVDELAAMNVDHVTITINMVDPEIGAKIYPWIFYQHRRWHGIEAARILHERQMLGLEMLTARGILTKINSVMIPGVNDEHLIEVNRWVKARGAFLHNVMPLISDPAHGTHYGLTGQRGPTAMELKALQDRLEGGAKLMRHCRQCRADAVGLLGEDRGQEFTLDQLPEAVAYDPARRAAYREVVAKERGDHVAAKQSAVATVKDSAQEGGTLLVAVATKGGGRINEHFGHAREFQVYEASPKGIAFVGHRKVDNYCMGGFGEDATLDGVIAALEGIAVVLCAKIGDCPQDMLTAAGITATDRYALDYIETAIGALYAATFGRAIEQAVA, from the coding sequence ATGAACCAGCCGCTGATGATCTCGCTCGACAGTCTGGCCCAGCCGATCGACTTCGAGGCGCTCGAAGCCACCGCCAAGTCCGGCGGCTGCGCGTCCTCGTCCTGCGGATCGTCCGCCAAGCCGGACGACATGGACGCGGATGTCTGGGAGCGGATCAAGGATCACCCCTGCTACTCGGAAGAGGCGCACCACTATTTCGCGCGCATGCATGTCGCGGTCGCACCGGCCTGCAACATCCAGTGCCACTACTGCAACCGGAAATACGATTGCGCCAACGAGAGCCGGCCCGGCGTCGTCTCCGAGAAGCTGACCCCCGACCAGGCCCGGCGCAAGGTGATCGCGGTCGCCAACGAGGTGCCGCAACTGTCCGTGCTCGGCATCGCCGGCCCGGGCGACGCCTGTTACGACTGGAACAAGACCAGGGCGACTTTCAACCAGATCTCCAAGGACATTCCCGACATCAAGCTGTGCATCTCGACCAACGGTCTGGCCCTGCCGGACCATGTCGACGAACTGGCGGCGATGAACGTCGATCACGTCACGATCACGATCAACATGGTCGATCCGGAGATCGGGGCGAAGATCTATCCCTGGATCTTCTATCAGCACCGGCGCTGGCACGGCATCGAGGCCGCGCGGATCCTGCACGAGCGGCAGATGCTCGGCCTGGAGATGCTCACCGCGCGCGGCATCCTGACCAAGATCAACTCGGTCATGATCCCGGGCGTCAACGACGAGCACCTGATCGAGGTCAATCGCTGGGTCAAGGCGCGCGGCGCCTTCCTGCACAATGTCATGCCGCTGATCTCCGACCCGGCGCACGGCACCCATTACGGCCTGACCGGCCAGCGCGGGCCGACCGCCATGGAGTTGAAGGCGCTGCAGGACCGGCTCGAAGGCGGCGCCAAGCTGATGCGCCATTGCCGCCAATGCCGTGCCGATGCGGTCGGCCTGCTCGGCGAGGATCGTGGCCAGGAATTCACCCTCGACCAGCTGCCCGAGGCGGTCGCCTACGACCCGGCCAGGCGGGCGGCCTATCGGGAGGTCGTCGCCAAGGAGCGCGGCGACCATGTCGCGGCCAAGCAATCCGCCGTTGCGACCGTCAAGGACAGCGCCCAGGAGGGCGGCACACTGCTGGTCGCGGTGGCGACCAAGGGCGGCGGCCGGATCAACGAGCATTTCGGCCATGCCCGCGAGTTCCAGGTCTACGAGGCCTCACCGAAGGGCATCGCCTTCGTCGGCCACCGCAAGGTCGACAATTACTGCATGGGCGGCTTCGGCGAGGACGCGACGCTCGACGGGGTGATCGCGGCGCTGGAGGGCATCGCGGTGGTGCTCTGCGCCAAGATCGGCGACTGCCCGCAGGACATGCTGACGGCGGCCGGCATCACGGCGACCGACCGCTATGCCCTCGACTACATCGAGACCGCGATCGGCGCCCTCTACGCGGCGACCTTCGGGCGCGCGATCGAGCAGGCCGTCGCCTGA
- a CDS encoding DUF2239 family protein — protein sequence MMTTTATTTTVTAFLDGRRLAAGPRAAVAQALSALSEEGQIMALVFDDRSGGQVDLDLSGGPEAIAARYAEAMAPTGAPDNSNDEAGKAGTSDEAGRAGRGRPKLGVVAREITLLPRHWDWLASQPGGASVALRKLIDRERKQAAWDDMVRDLRTATQRFMTAMAGDLPGYEEASRALYAGDHARFVAETEAWPADIRDHARRLAEGALA from the coding sequence ATGATGACGACGACAGCGACGACCACGACCGTCACCGCATTCCTGGACGGCCGGCGCCTGGCGGCCGGACCGCGCGCCGCCGTGGCGCAAGCCCTGTCCGCCCTGTCGGAGGAAGGCCAGATCATGGCGCTCGTCTTCGACGACAGGTCCGGCGGGCAGGTCGATCTCGATCTGAGCGGGGGGCCCGAGGCGATTGCGGCCCGCTATGCCGAGGCCATGGCGCCGACCGGCGCGCCGGACAACAGCAACGACGAAGCCGGCAAGGCCGGTACTTCCGACGAGGCCGGTAGAGCCGGCCGGGGCCGCCCGAAGCTGGGCGTGGTGGCCCGCGAGATCACGCTGCTGCCGCGGCATTGGGACTGGCTCGCCAGCCAGCCGGGCGGCGCGTCCGTAGCCTTGCGCAAGCTGATCGATCGGGAACGCAAGCAGGCGGCCTGGGACGACATGGTCCGCGACCTGCGCACGGCGACGCAGCGGTTCATGACCGCCATGGCCGGCGACCTGCCCGGCTACGAGGAGGCCAGCCGCGCGCTCTATGCCGGCGACCACGCCCGCTTCGTCGCCGAGACCGAAGCCTGGCCCGCCGACATCCGCGACCACGCCCGCCGCCTGGCCGAGGGCGCGTTGGCCTGA
- a CDS encoding C25 family cysteine peptidase produces MKLIIRNRTASVEKYGEDGLRRLDESLANLIAADAARGIETRIVDVDDARQMADISSPPVTLRQSAQQLKAAIDGLDKALNPDFFVLLDGPDILPHVDLRMPKGLHEDPDPNIPSDLPYACSAPYSPYPTRYGAVTRVVGRLPAPPADHDSLGFMLRQIDRLVRHKPAARSDFAVPFALTAKVWDVSTRLSIEKVFGSDREVLVSPPSGPSGLDVALGRLPHFINCHGADSDVQFYGQDDASMPVALTSTGLAGPVRAGTVAVAECCYGAQLFDPDLTGGTLPIALTYLDQGAVGFLGSTNIAYGPADSNGQADVLTHLFMAGVRRGLTLGRALLEARQEFVRSQSLANPTNLKTLAQFVLLGDPSIQACAEAVRRTDLAFAMPELQGLNVKSRAVLKASGIAAAGQALYLTGKEIDGNFHLRFDDALDRIAGRYGFSKVKPRVLDVRGGAVLGRQLKARMETRANVVYCQRIEGAGKSVRIRVLNVAVANDRLVKIELSESR; encoded by the coding sequence TTGAAGCTGATCATCCGCAACCGCACTGCAAGTGTTGAGAAATATGGTGAGGACGGGCTGCGCCGCCTGGACGAATCGCTAGCGAATTTGATTGCCGCGGATGCCGCGCGTGGGATCGAGACGCGCATCGTCGATGTCGACGACGCGCGGCAGATGGCAGATATATCGTCGCCGCCGGTGACGCTTCGCCAGAGTGCGCAGCAATTGAAGGCTGCGATCGACGGGCTCGACAAGGCCCTCAATCCAGACTTCTTCGTGCTGCTCGACGGACCGGACATCCTGCCGCATGTCGACCTCCGGATGCCGAAGGGGCTACATGAAGACCCGGATCCGAACATCCCGAGCGATCTGCCCTATGCCTGCAGCGCCCCCTATTCACCGTATCCTACCAGATACGGGGCCGTCACTCGCGTCGTCGGCCGCCTTCCGGCGCCGCCGGCCGATCACGATTCGCTGGGCTTCATGCTGCGTCAGATCGACCGTCTGGTCCGGCATAAGCCCGCCGCGCGTTCGGATTTCGCCGTTCCCTTCGCCTTGACCGCTAAGGTGTGGGACGTCTCGACTAGGCTCAGCATCGAGAAGGTGTTCGGGTCGGATCGCGAGGTGCTCGTCAGTCCGCCGAGTGGCCCGAGCGGGCTGGATGTCGCGTTGGGCCGGTTGCCGCATTTCATCAATTGCCACGGCGCGGACAGCGACGTGCAGTTCTATGGCCAGGACGACGCATCCATGCCGGTGGCGCTGACGAGCACGGGCCTTGCCGGCCCTGTCCGAGCGGGAACGGTAGCGGTCGCGGAATGCTGCTACGGCGCACAACTTTTCGATCCCGATCTGACCGGCGGCACCCTGCCGATCGCGTTGACCTATCTGGATCAAGGCGCAGTCGGCTTTCTGGGCTCGACCAACATCGCCTATGGACCTGCCGATTCGAACGGACAGGCCGATGTCCTGACGCACCTTTTCATGGCGGGCGTGCGCCGCGGTCTGACGCTCGGGCGCGCCTTACTGGAGGCGCGGCAGGAATTCGTGCGCAGCCAGTCTCTGGCCAATCCGACCAATCTGAAGACGCTGGCCCAGTTCGTCCTGTTGGGCGATCCGTCGATCCAGGCCTGTGCCGAGGCGGTGCGTAGAACCGATCTCGCCTTTGCGATGCCGGAATTGCAGGGGCTCAATGTGAAGAGCCGCGCGGTTCTGAAGGCTTCGGGCATTGCCGCAGCCGGTCAGGCTCTCTACCTGACCGGCAAGGAGATCGACGGCAACTTCCATCTGCGCTTCGACGACGCACTGGACCGCATCGCCGGACGCTATGGATTTTCGAAGGTCAAACCACGTGTTCTAGACGTCCGCGGCGGCGCGGTCCTCGGCCGACAGCTCAAGGCTCGGATGGAGACTCGCGCCAATGTGGTCTACTGTCAGCGCATCGAGGGGGCGGGAAAGTCCGTGCGCATCCGAGTCCTCAATGTCGCTGTCGCCAACGATCGACTGGTGAAAATCGAACTGAGCGAGAGTCGCTGA
- the nifA gene encoding nif-specific transcriptional activator NifA: MRRSQTSSDIALLGIYEISKILTEPVRLERLLTGVVNVMSSFLQMRLGMIVILDEAGDPEIVATAGWAGDAKGRPIETLPQSVIDRLVATATPMVVQDIANDPLFAGASGSGGRDLKGRVSFLGVPIKADDRVLGTLTIDRVWDGGAQFRFDEDLRFLAMVANLVGQTVRLHKILAADRQRLLDERRSLEKALGDELAARGRVPTPKVGGIVGESLPVRKVLETIAIVAKSNSTVLLRGESGTGKELFARAIHDLSPRKAKPFVKLNCAALPESVLESELFGHEKGAFTGALTQRAGRFEMAHGGTLLLDEIGEISASFQAKLLRVLQEGEFERVGGNRTLKVDVRLICATNKNLEEAVAKGEFRADLYYRINVVPVFLPPLRERPGDIALLARSFLDRFNRENGRKLDISGQAMDLLKSCYFPGNVRELENCVRRTATLARGSLIQHDDFACASGNCLSALLWTGHGKRAPSDAVGDLAAGRAVTPVVARAPAPSPAPARVPAAESGAAAPLPTPSAAAALPMAAPNGPSRGSSHFSSHGPATPGLPSAGAAPSGPRTADPQTCEHAGDGTCPALGSRLTEKDRLIDAMERTGWVQAKAARLLGITPRQIGYALKRYGVEMKRY; the protein is encoded by the coding sequence ATGCGACGCAGCCAGACATCGTCGGACATCGCGCTTCTTGGCATCTACGAGATCTCGAAGATCCTGACCGAACCGGTCCGGCTCGAGCGCCTGCTGACCGGCGTCGTGAATGTGATGAGTTCGTTCCTGCAGATGCGGCTCGGCATGATCGTCATCCTCGACGAGGCCGGCGATCCGGAGATCGTCGCCACCGCCGGCTGGGCCGGCGACGCCAAGGGCCGGCCGATCGAGACGCTGCCGCAATCCGTGATCGACCGGCTGGTCGCCACCGCGACCCCGATGGTGGTGCAGGACATCGCCAACGACCCGCTCTTTGCCGGCGCGTCCGGCTCCGGCGGGCGTGATCTGAAGGGGCGCGTCTCCTTCCTGGGCGTCCCGATCAAGGCCGACGACCGGGTTCTCGGCACGCTGACCATCGACCGGGTCTGGGACGGCGGCGCGCAATTCCGCTTCGACGAGGACCTGCGCTTCCTGGCCATGGTGGCCAACCTGGTCGGGCAAACGGTACGGTTGCACAAGATTCTGGCAGCCGACCGACAGCGCCTGCTCGACGAGCGCCGGTCGCTGGAAAAGGCGCTCGGCGACGAACTGGCCGCGCGCGGACGGGTGCCGACGCCGAAAGTCGGCGGCATCGTCGGCGAGAGCCTGCCGGTGCGCAAGGTGCTGGAGACGATCGCGATCGTCGCCAAGTCCAATTCGACCGTGCTCTTACGCGGCGAAAGCGGCACCGGCAAGGAACTGTTCGCGCGCGCGATCCACGACCTGTCGCCACGCAAGGCCAAGCCCTTCGTCAAGCTGAACTGCGCCGCGCTGCCCGAGAGCGTGCTGGAATCGGAACTGTTCGGTCACGAGAAGGGCGCCTTTACGGGCGCGTTGACGCAGCGGGCCGGCCGCTTCGAGATGGCCCATGGCGGCACGCTGCTGCTCGACGAGATCGGCGAGATCTCGGCGAGCTTCCAGGCCAAACTCTTGCGGGTATTGCAGGAGGGCGAGTTCGAGCGGGTCGGCGGCAACCGCACGCTGAAGGTCGACGTGCGCCTGATCTGCGCCACCAACAAGAATCTCGAAGAGGCCGTCGCGAAAGGCGAATTCCGCGCCGATCTCTACTATCGCATCAACGTCGTGCCGGTCTTCCTGCCGCCGCTGCGCGAGCGCCCCGGCGACATCGCGCTGCTCGCCCGTTCCTTTCTGGATCGCTTCAACCGGGAAAACGGGCGCAAGCTGGATATCTCCGGGCAGGCCATGGACCTGCTCAAGTCCTGCTATTTTCCCGGCAATGTGCGTGAGCTGGAGAACTGCGTCCGCCGCACCGCCACCTTGGCGCGCGGCAGCCTGATCCAGCATGACGACTTCGCCTGCGCCTCCGGCAATTGCCTGTCCGCGCTGCTCTGGACCGGGCACGGCAAGCGCGCGCCTTCCGACGCGGTCGGCGATCTGGCGGCCGGTCGTGCCGTCACGCCGGTGGTGGCGCGCGCGCCGGCGCCGTCCCCCGCGCCCGCCCGGGTGCCCGCAGCGGAGTCCGGTGCGGCCGCACCGCTGCCGACCCCATCCGCTGCCGCTGCGCTCCCAATGGCCGCGCCGAACGGCCCGTCCCGCGGCTCATCCCACTTCTCATCCCACGGGCCGGCGACCCCGGGGCTTCCCTCCGCGGGGGCCGCTCCATCCGGGCCGCGCACCGCCGACCCGCAGACCTGCGAACATGCCGGCGATGGCACCTGTCCGGCGCTCGGGTCGCGCCTGACCGAGAAGGATCGGCTGATCGACGCCATGGAGCGGACCGGCTGGGTCCAGGCCAAGGCCGCCCGCCTGCTCGGCATCACCCCCCGCCAGATCGGCTACGCCCTGAAGCGCTACGGCGTCGAGATGAAGCGGTATTGA
- a CDS encoding SDR family NAD(P)-dependent oxidoreductase: protein MLALSDPPAAGRCPFPHGEPVAADPQRRRTVVVTGGSRGIGHAIVKRFAAEGWRILTCSRHPFDAGLCPWETGPDDHIRLDLADRNGLPEGIAEIRRRLAGAPLDALVNNAGVSPKGAAGERLNALTTPDALWMGVFHVNFLAPLLLARGLFEELARARGSVVNITSVVGTRVHPFAGAAYATSKAALSALTREMAVDFAPYGIRVNAVAPGEIVTDILSPGTEERFVPLIPMKRLGRPEEVAAVVSFLCSDAASYVTGEEININGGQLL from the coding sequence ATGCTGGCCCTTTCGGATCCGCCCGCTGCCGGCCGCTGCCCGTTTCCGCATGGCGAGCCCGTGGCCGCCGACCCGCAGCGCCGGCGCACCGTCGTCGTCACGGGCGGTAGCCGCGGCATCGGCCACGCCATCGTCAAGCGCTTCGCCGCCGAGGGTTGGCGGATCCTGACCTGTTCCCGGCATCCCTTCGATGCCGGCCTCTGCCCCTGGGAGACGGGCCCCGACGACCATATCCGCCTCGATCTCGCCGACCGCAACGGCCTGCCGGAGGGCATCGCCGAAATCCGCCGCCGGCTCGCCGGCGCCCCGCTCGATGCGCTGGTCAACAATGCCGGCGTCTCGCCGAAAGGCGCGGCGGGCGAGCGGTTGAACGCGCTGACCACGCCCGATGCGCTCTGGATGGGCGTCTTCCACGTCAATTTCCTGGCGCCGCTGCTGCTCGCCCGCGGCCTGTTCGAGGAACTCGCCCGCGCGCGCGGCTCAGTCGTCAACATCACCTCGGTGGTCGGCACCCGCGTGCATCCCTTCGCCGGCGCCGCCTACGCGACCTCGAAGGCGGCGCTGTCCGCACTGACCCGCGAGATGGCGGTCGATTTCGCCCCCTACGGCATCCGCGTCAACGCGGTCGCACCCGGCGAGATCGTCACCGACATCCTGTCGCCGGGAACCGAGGAGCGCTTCGTGCCGCTCATTCCGATGAAGCGTCTCGGCCGGCCGGAGGAGGTCGCCGCCGTGGTCTCCTTCTTGTGTTCGGACGCCGCCAGCTACGTCACCGGTGAGGAGATCAACATCAACGGCGGACAGCTGCTTTGA
- a CDS encoding carboxymuconolactone decarboxylase family protein: protein MSIAALKARLPAYAKDVGLNLSSIAEEDGLTAQQKYGLMVACGHATRNGEVAAALEAEAAPHLAPEALDAARAAAAIMAMNNIYYRFVHLATNAEYRAMPARLRMSVVGKPGVEKVDFELWSLAVSAVNGCGLCIDSHEKVLREAGIGAATIQTAVRFAAVIQSAAVALETLGFAAAAAE, encoded by the coding sequence ATGTCGATTGCCGCGCTCAAGGCACGCCTGCCGGCCTATGCCAAGGACGTCGGCCTGAACCTCTCCTCGATCGCCGAGGAGGACGGTCTGACCGCGCAGCAGAAATACGGGTTGATGGTCGCCTGCGGCCACGCCACCCGCAACGGCGAGGTCGCCGCCGCGCTGGAGGCCGAGGCCGCGCCGCATCTCGCCCCGGAGGCGCTCGACGCGGCGCGGGCGGCGGCGGCCATCATGGCCATGAACAACATCTACTACCGCTTCGTGCATCTCGCCACGAATGCGGAATATCGTGCCATGCCGGCCCGGCTGCGCATGTCGGTCGTCGGCAAGCCGGGGGTCGAGAAGGTCGATTTCGAGCTCTGGTCGCTGGCCGTCTCGGCGGTCAACGGCTGCGGCCTGTGCATCGACAGCCACGAGAAGGTGCTGCGCGAGGCCGGCATCGGCGCGGCGACGATCCAGACGGCGGTGCGCTTCGCGGCTGTGATCCAGTCGGCCGCCGTGGCGCTGGAGACGCTCGGCTTTGCCGCCGCGGCGGCCGAGTAG
- a CDS encoding peroxiredoxin: protein MLGIGDKLPAFEIVGVRPGFNSHVENGVSAFETLTEASFAGKWKVIFFYPKDFTFVCPTEIAEFARLGADFADRDAVVLGGSTDNEFVKLAWRRDHKDLDRLPIWQFADTKGLLVDGLGIRSPDGVAYRITYVVDPDNTIQHVYATNLNVGRNPKDTLRVLDALQTDELCPCNRDVGGATLKAA, encoded by the coding sequence ATGCTCGGAATTGGTGACAAGCTGCCGGCCTTCGAGATCGTCGGCGTCAGACCCGGCTTCAACAGCCATGTGGAAAACGGCGTTTCCGCCTTCGAGACGCTGACCGAGGCGAGCTTTGCGGGCAAGTGGAAGGTGATCTTCTTCTATCCGAAGGACTTCACCTTCGTTTGCCCGACCGAGATCGCCGAATTCGCCCGACTGGGCGCCGATTTCGCCGACCGCGATGCGGTCGTGCTCGGCGGCTCGACCGACAACGAGTTCGTCAAGCTGGCCTGGCGGCGCGACCACAAGGATCTCGACCGGCTGCCGATCTGGCAGTTCGCCGACACCAAGGGCCTGCTGGTCGACGGTCTCGGCATCCGATCGCCCGACGGGGTCGCCTATCGCATCACCTACGTGGTCGATCCCGACAACACGATCCAGCATGTCTACGCGACCAATCTCAATGTCGGGCGCAACCCGAAGGACACGCTGCGGGTGCTCGACGCCCTGCAGACCGACGAACTGTGCCCGTGCAACCGCGATGTCGGCGGTGCGACCCTGAAGGCCGCCTGA
- a CDS encoding ABC transporter ATP-binding protein, translated as MSASDAILLEAVDAACHFDVSAPLITRIVERRPRRILKAVDGVSFQVRRGRTFSVVGESGCGKSTLAKLVVGLERPTSGSIRLHDLPDAEGRPRRPRLQMIFQDPYASLNPRWRVEDIVAEPLVELGLLSGAAARSARVRELLGLVGLAATDAVKFPHEFSGGQRQRISIARALATEADLLVCDEPTSALDVSVQAQVLNLMRQLQAELGLTYLFISHNLSVVRHLSDDIAVMYLGRFVESGPADAVFTTPRHPYSRLLIETVPDVEAPNRDRAPMAGEVPNPIDRPAGCAFASRCPLVEPACRVAPPPLVAVDTETRVACRLVAARAKAGIPAPATIP; from the coding sequence ATGTCCGCGTCTGACGCCATCCTGCTCGAGGCCGTCGATGCGGCCTGCCATTTCGACGTCTCGGCGCCGCTGATCACGCGCATCGTCGAGCGCCGGCCGCGCCGCATCCTGAAGGCGGTCGACGGGGTCTCGTTCCAGGTCCGCCGTGGCCGAACCTTCAGCGTGGTCGGCGAATCGGGCTGCGGCAAGTCGACCCTCGCCAAGCTCGTGGTCGGACTGGAACGGCCGACATCGGGCTCGATCCGTCTCCACGACCTGCCCGACGCCGAGGGCCGCCCGCGCCGGCCGCGGCTGCAGATGATCTTCCAGGACCCCTATGCCAGCCTCAACCCGCGCTGGCGGGTGGAGGACATCGTCGCCGAGCCGCTGGTGGAACTGGGTCTCCTGTCCGGGGCGGCGGCCCGGTCGGCGCGGGTGCGCGAACTGCTCGGCCTGGTCGGCCTCGCGGCCACGGATGCCGTCAAGTTCCCGCATGAATTCTCCGGCGGTCAGCGCCAGCGCATCTCGATCGCCCGGGCGCTCGCCACCGAGGCCGATCTCCTGGTGTGCGACGAGCCGACCTCGGCGCTCGACGTCTCCGTCCAGGCGCAGGTGCTCAACCTGATGCGCCAGCTGCAGGCCGAACTGGGCCTCACCTACCTGTTCATCAGCCACAATCTCTCGGTGGTGCGGCACCTGTCCGACGATATCGCGGTGATGTATCTCGGCCGCTTTGTGGAATCCGGCCCGGCCGATGCGGTCTTCACAACCCCGCGCCATCCCTACAGCCGGCTGCTGATCGAGACCGTGCCGGATGTCGAGGCGCCCAATCGCGACCGCGCGCCGATGGCCGGCGAGGTGCCGAATCCGATCGACCGTCCGGCGGGCTGCGCCTTCGCCAGCCGTTGCCCGCTGGTTGAGCCGGCCTGCCGCGTGGCACCGCCGCCTCTGGTGGCCGTCGATACGGAAACCCGTGTCGCCTGCCGGCTGGTTGCCGCACGGGCGAAGGCGGGCATCCCCGCGCCGGCAACGATACCGTAA